ATTCAATATATCAATAAATTTATCTTCCAAAGAAAATTAAATCATCTAAAAATCAGTATTATTTAAAATGCACAACGAGTTAAACTAGAAACAAAATTAAACTAATTTTCATTTTTTTAGTCTATTTTTGCAATGTTTTGAAAGCAAATTTTAATAACATATTGATTTTCCCTTTGGTAATTCTCATCAAGTTTTACCAAAATGCCATTTCTCCTTGGCTAGGAAATAATTGTCGCTATCAGCCCACCTGTTCACATTATATGCTACAAGCCTTGAGAAAACACGG
This Riemerella anatipestifer DNA region includes the following protein-coding sequences:
- the yidD gene encoding membrane protein insertion efficiency factor YidD, with the protein product MKANFNNILIFPLVILIKFYQNAISPWLGNNCRYQPTCSHYMLQALRKHGFLSGFWLGIKRIGRCHPWGGSGYDPVPEKKHKIN